A window of the Lysinibacillus irui genome harbors these coding sequences:
- a CDS encoding MazG-like family protein, whose translation MQLNEFQRWVKDYYEERGWSELNIFTRIGFLAEETGEVARAIRALEIGRDRPDEKIASYEENKQELKEELGDVIGNIIVIANQYDIPLEDIFAAHQDKLLKRYQD comes from the coding sequence ATGCAATTAAATGAGTTTCAACGTTGGGTGAAGGATTATTATGAAGAACGGGGTTGGTCTGAGCTCAATATTTTTACACGTATTGGGTTTTTGGCAGAAGAAACAGGCGAAGTTGCAAGAGCTATTCGAGCATTAGAAATTGGTAGAGACCGACCAGATGAAAAAATAGCATCCTATGAGGAAAATAAACAAGAGCTAAAGGAAGAGCTTGGCGATGTGATAGGGAATATTATTGTCATTGCAAATCAATATGATATTCCCCTAGAGGACATATTTGCTGCTCATCAAGACAAGCTGTTAAAACGCTATCAGGATTAG
- a CDS encoding GNAT family N-acetyltransferase, whose amino-acid sequence MEYQVEILREEHDEFTNFLAEKIRTFNNEHSSYHRESRQKGAVQPLHLIVTDDQQQWIGGITAEVYWGWLEIHKFWFCEEYRGKGLGKKLLAQAEGIAKDMGATKALLTTFEFQARTFYETQGYRVVGEIKDYPPGSSYYTMVKLLT is encoded by the coding sequence ATGGAGTATCAAGTGGAAATTCTACGTGAAGAGCATGATGAGTTTACAAACTTTTTAGCAGAAAAGATTCGAACATTTAACAATGAGCATTCCTCTTATCACCGAGAAAGTAGGCAGAAGGGTGCAGTTCAGCCTTTACACCTGATCGTCACTGATGACCAGCAACAATGGATTGGTGGGATAACAGCTGAGGTCTACTGGGGTTGGCTGGAAATACATAAATTTTGGTTTTGTGAAGAATATCGAGGGAAAGGTTTGGGCAAAAAGCTACTGGCACAGGCTGAGGGAATTGCTAAGGATATGGGAGCAACGAAAGCACTGTTGACAACCTTTGAATTCCAAGCGCGAACATTTTATGAAACACAAGGCTATCGTGTTGTAGGAGAAATTAAAGATTATCCGCCAGGTAGCAGCTATTATACGATGGTAAAGCTACTGACATAA
- a CDS encoding NUDIX domain-containing protein, with protein sequence MIRNSVKAIIIVNGEILLTKNQDPEGFFYLFPGGGQEHGETFHEALQRECLEEIGSSVQIGELLFIREYIGKNHEHAAFDADAHQVEYYFLCQLNGVSCQPTNPDSHQIGTEWLPIEMLHTKRLYPKAFIEPLQQFIRGQKTTIYLGDIN encoded by the coding sequence ATGATAAGAAATTCGGTTAAAGCCATCATTATTGTGAACGGGGAAATCTTACTAACAAAAAATCAAGATCCGGAGGGCTTTTTTTATCTTTTCCCGGGAGGCGGACAAGAGCATGGAGAGACCTTTCATGAAGCACTGCAAAGAGAATGTCTTGAAGAAATTGGCTCCTCTGTTCAGATTGGAGAGCTTCTATTTATCCGAGAATATATCGGAAAAAACCATGAACATGCTGCCTTTGATGCTGATGCACACCAAGTAGAATACTATTTTTTATGCCAGTTAAATGGGGTCTCCTGTCAGCCAACGAATCCCGATAGCCATCAAATCGGAACAGAATGGCTACCCATCGAAATGCTACATACGAAGAGACTTTATCCAAAAGCATTCATCGAACCATTACAACAATTTATCCGTGGACAAAAAACAACAATTTACTTGGGTGACATCAATTAA